A genomic window from Candidatus Liberibacter americanus str. Sao Paulo includes:
- a CDS encoding LolA family protein, which translates to MSSSFYRLIGIIKFIFLFFCSTIFYSPTYALSNIQKKNIQETIDHFVSIRTLKASFMQKDDQGNIFRGEFFMSRPGKLYFKYGHPFYLTLISDGSNIALYNSKLDSWSVYPLRNTIFELIFSNKRDKLQNSVNEIELKNEFITVFLGENSNENLISLTFSRPSYRLISWKIIDGFGNNTFVEILNYNKNININPELFVIPYDEIHNIGNK; encoded by the coding sequence ATGAGTTCATCGTTTTATAGGTTAATAGGTATTATAAAGTTTATTTTTTTATTTTTTTGCAGTACTATTTTTTATAGTCCAACATATGCATTATCAAACATCCAGAAAAAAAATATACAAGAAACCATTGATCACTTTGTATCAATAAGAACACTCAAGGCCAGCTTTATGCAAAAGGATGATCAAGGTAATATATTTAGAGGAGAGTTTTTTATGTCTCGTCCTGGCAAATTATATTTTAAATATGGTCATCCTTTTTATTTAACCTTGATATCAGATGGTAGCAATATAGCATTATATAACTCAAAGTTAGATAGTTGGAGTGTATATCCTCTCAGAAATACGATATTTGAACTTATTTTTTCAAATAAAAGAGATAAATTGCAAAACAGTGTAAACGAGATAGAACTAAAAAATGAATTTATTACTGTTTTTCTCGGAGAGAATTCTAATGAAAATTTGATTTCATTAACTTTTAGCAGACCATCTTATCGATTAATTAGCTGGAAAATTATTGATGGTTTTGGGAACAATACTTTTGTTGAGATACTTAATTATAATAAAAATATAAACATTAACCCTGAATTATTTGTTATCCCATATGATGAGATCCATAATATAGGAAATAAATAG
- a CDS encoding endonuclease/exonuclease/phosphatase family protein, protein MYRIVLFIIFCIFFPNKNSAQVVRLASWNINTLSEISGKSILKNSVIRTDSDYDLLKKYAQEINADIVSLQEMGSYNAIKRIFPEDIWNILYAENDSGDSIHTAIVIRKEKIKIIEKNYISTTINENDIPVMGQRNAVELLFKVNGKKVWLLCVHLKSACHLDHLASYNKSCAILNKQAIWLNRWINKRKNENMPFIISGDFNRKINRYGEDDEFWQQISNNTNLIRFPYYKRSKCQANHYKNSEPIDFFIMNKLAYQYHVEGSFYEFSYRNQDIKERRYNLSDHCPIIIEYDF, encoded by the coding sequence ATGTATAGAATTGTTCTATTTATTATATTTTGTATATTTTTCCCAAATAAAAATTCAGCCCAGGTAGTCCGCTTGGCATCTTGGAATATAAATACTCTTTCAGAAATATCAGGTAAGTCTATACTTAAAAATTCGGTGATACGGACAGATAGCGATTATGATCTTTTGAAAAAATATGCCCAAGAAATTAATGCAGACATCGTATCACTTCAAGAAATGGGCAGCTATAATGCCATTAAAAGAATATTTCCAGAAGATATATGGAATATATTATATGCTGAAAATGATAGCGGGGATAGTATACATACGGCGATAGTTATTCGAAAAGAAAAAATAAAAATTATTGAAAAAAATTATATATCAACAACTATCAATGAAAACGATATTCCAGTAATGGGTCAAAGAAATGCTGTTGAATTACTATTTAAAGTAAATGGAAAAAAAGTTTGGCTACTATGTGTACATTTAAAATCTGCCTGTCATTTAGATCATCTAGCTTCATATAACAAAAGTTGTGCAATACTTAATAAACAAGCAATTTGGCTAAATAGGTGGATTAATAAAAGAAAAAATGAAAATATGCCATTTATAATTTCAGGAGATTTCAACAGGAAAATAAACCGTTATGGGGAAGACGATGAATTTTGGCAACAAATAAGTAATAATACTAATTTGATACGTTTTCCATATTATAAAAGATCGAAGTGCCAAGCTAATCATTACAAGAATTCAGAACCGATAGATTTTTTTATTATGAATAAACTCGCATATCAGTACCATGTTGAAGGAAGCTTCTATGAATTTTCGTATAGAAATCAAGATATAAAAGAAAGAAGATATAATCTAAGTGATCACTGCCCTATAATAATAGAGTATGATTTTTAG
- the rnhA gene encoding ribonuclease HI, with amino-acid sequence MKKVKAYIDGACSGNPGPGGWAVLLRYEGVEKKISGGEKITTNNRMELMAAISAMKLLKYPCELSLYTDSLYVRNGLSKWIKTWSKNGWRNSKKEPVKNAELWQTLEQYTEQHDVTLHWIKGHSGHKENEIVDKMAREEAIYFKNKI; translated from the coding sequence TTGAAAAAGGTAAAAGCATATATTGACGGAGCATGCTCTGGAAATCCAGGCCCTGGTGGCTGGGCAGTATTATTAAGATATGAAGGAGTAGAAAAAAAAATTTCAGGAGGAGAAAAAATTACTACTAATAACAGAATGGAATTAATGGCTGCAATTTCAGCTATGAAACTTCTTAAATACCCATGCGAATTATCTTTATATACAGACAGCTTGTACGTACGTAATGGACTATCCAAATGGATAAAAACATGGAGTAAAAATGGGTGGCGCAATTCTAAAAAAGAGCCCGTAAAAAATGCAGAACTATGGCAAACTCTTGAACAATATACAGAACAACATGATGTTACTCTTCATTGGATAAAAGGTCATTCAGGACATAAAGAAAATGAAATAGTTGATAAAATGGCAAGAGAAGAGGCTATATATTTCAAAAATAAAATATAA
- the thrB gene encoding homoserine kinase codes for MAIYTNPDLQELKSFIEEYKIGKLNSVEPIIDGIENSNFTINTSTGKFILTIYEKRLNENDLPFFIGLLNHSIENGLKCPKPIPRNDGKIYGILSGRPANIFSYIKGKSLNEINNNHCKEVGKILAIMHQKTKNFKAHRKNDLSLPEWKILWKKCLIYDIDDHLKKEIDYELDFLKNFWPKNLPTGIIHADLFPDNVLFCKNHIAGLIDFYFACNDFLMYDFAVCFNAWCFNKDNAYDQSKGKAIFEGYNEIRKISKDELLSLPILLRGSAMRFFLTRFYDAHNIQCSDFVIIKDPAEYIHKIKFHKNILSISQYGF; via the coding sequence TTGGCTATCTATACCAACCCAGATCTTCAAGAGCTAAAGAGTTTTATAGAAGAATATAAAATAGGTAAACTGAATTCAGTTGAACCTATAATTGATGGAATAGAAAACTCAAACTTTACTATCAATACCTCCACTGGAAAATTTATACTGACAATATATGAAAAACGGCTCAACGAGAATGATCTACCTTTTTTTATTGGATTGTTAAATCATTCTATTGAAAATGGCTTAAAATGCCCTAAACCAATACCAAGAAATGATGGGAAAATTTATGGAATTCTATCTGGACGTCCTGCAAATATTTTCTCTTATATCAAAGGTAAATCATTAAATGAAATTAACAATAATCACTGCAAAGAAGTTGGTAAAATACTTGCAATTATGCATCAAAAAACCAAAAATTTTAAAGCACATAGAAAAAATGATTTATCTCTTCCTGAATGGAAAATATTATGGAAAAAATGTTTAATATACGACATAGATGACCATCTTAAAAAAGAAATAGATTATGAATTAGATTTTCTAAAAAATTTTTGGCCTAAAAATTTACCAACAGGTATAATTCACGCAGATTTATTCCCAGATAACGTGCTATTTTGTAAAAATCATATTGCGGGATTGATTGATTTCTACTTTGCATGTAATGATTTTTTAATGTATGACTTTGCTGTTTGTTTTAATGCTTGGTGCTTCAATAAAGATAATGCTTATGATCAATCTAAAGGAAAAGCTATTTTCGAAGGATATAATGAGATACGTAAGATTTCAAAGGATGAGCTGCTATCTCTTCCTATTCTCTTGCGAGGATCAGCAATGCGTTTCTTTTTGACCAGATTTTATGATGCTCACAACATTCAATGTAGTGATTTTGTAATCATAAAAGATCCTGCGGAATATATCCATAAAATAAAATTCCATAAAAACATATTATCTATCTCACAATACGGATTTTAA
- the trpS gene encoding tryptophan--tRNA ligase: MESSQNLLLSGVQPTGGLHLGNYLSVINRVAKVQQNVSCKNMYFIADLHSITNNMVQEDLKDQSRLIASSFLAAGIDPYKHIIFKQSAVSQHSELAWILNCVARMGWMNNMIQFKEKSGKNSETSSLGLYAYPVLMAADILLYRATHVLIGEDQKQHIELTRLIAHKFNTDFMHKINEIHNRLEKINTNRPYEGFFPIVKTVIDDSVARIKSLKDASKKMSKSDPSDLSRINLLDDSDTIAMKIKKAKTDSNVFPSEKSELDNLPEVKNLIGIFTSIQQTTIEEALKEFGGRTFSQFKSSLTEVIIAELLPVSTKIKRFLKDKTYIDSILIDGANEARTRAQETMLHIHDIIGL, encoded by the coding sequence ATGGAATCATCTCAAAATCTGCTGTTATCAGGCGTCCAACCAACTGGAGGATTGCACCTTGGAAATTACTTAAGTGTAATAAATAGAGTTGCAAAAGTACAACAAAACGTTAGTTGCAAAAATATGTATTTTATCGCAGATCTTCACTCTATCACAAATAACATGGTCCAAGAAGATCTAAAAGATCAGTCGCGATTAATAGCTTCTTCTTTTTTGGCGGCTGGAATTGATCCATATAAGCATATTATATTTAAACAGTCCGCTGTTTCTCAGCACAGCGAGCTTGCTTGGATTTTAAACTGTGTCGCACGTATGGGATGGATGAATAATATGATACAGTTCAAGGAAAAGAGTGGAAAAAACAGCGAAACATCCTCTCTTGGCCTTTATGCTTATCCTGTTTTAATGGCCGCAGACATACTACTATACCGTGCTACCCATGTTCTTATAGGAGAAGATCAAAAACAACATATTGAACTTACACGTCTAATAGCTCATAAATTTAACACTGATTTTATGCATAAAATTAATGAAATCCATAATAGATTAGAGAAGATAAATACAAACAGACCTTATGAAGGATTTTTCCCTATTGTCAAAACAGTTATAGACGATTCTGTAGCTCGCATTAAATCCCTAAAAGATGCTTCGAAAAAAATGTCTAAATCCGATCCTTCTGATCTATCTCGCATAAATTTACTTGATGATTCGGACACTATAGCAATGAAAATAAAAAAAGCCAAAACTGATTCCAACGTATTTCCTTCAGAAAAATCAGAGCTTGACAATCTCCCCGAGGTAAAAAACCTTATAGGAATTTTTACATCAATACAACAGACAACAATAGAAGAAGCCCTAAAAGAATTTGGGGGCAGAACTTTTTCTCAATTCAAATCATCTCTCACAGAGGTTATAATAGCAGAACTTTTACCTGTATCTACGAAGATAAAACGATTTTTGAAAGATAAAACATATATAGATTCAATTTTGATTGATGGAGCAAATGAAGCTCGTACTCGTGCTCAAGAAACAATGCTTCATATCCATGATATAATAGGTTTATAA
- a CDS encoding DNA cytosine methyltransferase, translating to MYKFIDLFCGIGGFRLALEKRGLECVFSSDIDPHVQEVYKQNFGEKASGDITEIPAKKIPKHDILCAGFPCQSFSISGKHEGISDPRGRLFYEIQRIAQYHQPYVMILENVKNILTIDGGNVIKTIEQKLDEIGYMLNKHVLNASYFGIPQARERVYFVALRKDMKDSKKPNLDYSRPKESNKKVFLESILEKEVDSDFIVVRGDIKITKNENDVLNQLKPIRVGTLNKGGQGERIYSPKGHAITQSAYGGGVGARTGLYNTEQGIRRLTIDECKKAMGFPTRHKVSNGLQGYKQLGNAVVPDMIGHVYDSIRII from the coding sequence ATGTATAAATTTATAGATTTATTTTGTGGTATCGGAGGGTTTAGGCTTGCTTTGGAAAAAAGAGGACTAGAGTGTGTTTTTTCAAGCGATATAGATCCTCATGTTCAAGAGGTATATAAACAAAATTTTGGTGAAAAAGCCAGTGGAGATATTACAGAGATACCAGCAAAAAAAATACCGAAACATGATATTTTGTGTGCTGGATTTCCTTGCCAATCCTTTTCAATTTCAGGGAAGCACGAAGGAATATCTGACCCTAGAGGAAGGTTGTTTTATGAAATACAAAGGATTGCACAATACCATCAACCTTATGTCATGATTCTTGAAAATGTCAAAAATATATTAACTATTGACGGTGGAAATGTAATTAAAACAATCGAACAAAAATTAGATGAAATTGGTTATATGTTAAACAAGCATGTTTTAAATGCGTCTTATTTTGGTATCCCTCAAGCAAGAGAAAGAGTTTATTTTGTAGCTTTGAGAAAAGATATGAAAGATAGCAAAAAACCTAATTTGGATTATAGTCGACCTAAAGAAAGTAATAAGAAGGTATTTCTAGAAAGTATATTAGAAAAAGAAGTGGATAGTGATTTTATTGTAGTTAGAGGTGATATAAAAATCACAAAAAATGAAAATGATGTTTTAAATCAATTAAAGCCAATTAGAGTAGGAACTCTTAATAAAGGTGGGCAAGGAGAACGTATTTATAGCCCTAAAGGTCATGCTATAACTCAATCGGCATACGGTGGCGGAGTGGGTGCTAGAACAGGACTATACAACACAGAGCAAGGAATTAGGCGACTTACAATAGATGAATGCAAAAAAGCAATGGGGTTTCCAACAAGACATAAAGTCAGTAATGGATTGCAAGGTTATAAGCAACTAGGGAATGCTGTTGTTCCTGATATGATCGGTCATGTTTATGACAGTATAAGGATTATATAA
- the murJ gene encoding murein biosynthesis integral membrane protein MurJ, with translation MSVIRRFFTVGTSTLGSRILGFIRETLMASTLGIGTIADVFYIAFRFPNLFRRLLAEGTLHTSFIPMLSIESEKNSHHGAHKLSSEIFSFLFFLLLILTIFIELAMPIIVRFILAPGLDPQSDEYSLTIKLSVIMFPSLMCISLATLMSSILFSIGKYFIASISPIALNISLIFVLIYSLSTHSIAKDAVFFLSWGFLLSSIIQLFALYFYTKSYGFKLKIKYPYITDNVKKFFKIASPVVLTGGIVQINQIIGQAIASGKEGTISSLQYAERIYQLPLGVIGVSIGMAILPELSRVLNSGDDKKSFKIQNQAIELALFFAIPAVFVLCTLSKEIIQIIYERGAFSHEHTGVVSSLLSIYSIGIPAFIMLKTLHPAFYARKDTKTPMKFTLMSIIINAIISIALFQIIGGYGIACAEILSGWLNTFCLLAILLKRKQIIFHAKTIYRLISILASSVIMWICIMCLKSYLNNNIIYEQTLMNQLKNLIIILLSAGLVYLCSIVVFSGKNLLYLLKK, from the coding sequence ATGAGTGTTATCCGAAGATTTTTTACAGTAGGTACTTCAACTTTAGGAAGTCGTATTCTTGGCTTTATACGTGAAACTCTCATGGCTTCTACCCTAGGCATAGGCACAATAGCAGATGTTTTTTACATAGCATTTCGTTTCCCAAATCTATTTCGCAGGTTATTAGCCGAAGGAACATTACATACATCGTTTATCCCTATGCTTTCTATTGAATCAGAAAAAAATAGTCATCATGGCGCTCATAAGCTTTCATCCGAAATTTTTAGTTTTTTATTTTTCCTCCTATTAATATTAACTATTTTTATAGAACTTGCCATGCCAATCATAGTCCGATTCATATTAGCGCCGGGATTGGATCCTCAATCTGATGAATATTCTTTAACAATAAAATTATCCGTAATTATGTTCCCTAGCCTAATGTGTATATCGCTAGCAACTTTAATGAGCAGCATACTATTTTCCATAGGAAAATACTTTATAGCATCCATATCACCTATTGCCCTTAATATATCTCTTATATTTGTTCTGATATATTCACTATCAACTCATTCTATCGCAAAGGATGCAGTTTTTTTTCTTTCTTGGGGATTTCTATTATCTAGCATAATACAACTATTCGCATTATACTTTTATACGAAAAGTTACGGCTTTAAACTAAAGATCAAATATCCTTACATCACTGACAACGTCAAAAAATTTTTTAAGATAGCATCGCCTGTGGTTCTAACAGGAGGGATTGTTCAAATAAATCAGATAATAGGACAAGCTATAGCATCTGGTAAGGAAGGGACTATCTCATCTCTTCAATATGCTGAACGTATATATCAATTGCCGCTTGGAGTAATTGGAGTGTCTATAGGAATGGCGATATTGCCAGAACTATCTCGCGTTTTAAATTCAGGGGATGATAAAAAAAGCTTTAAAATACAAAATCAAGCAATTGAATTGGCACTTTTCTTTGCTATCCCTGCTGTTTTCGTTTTATGCACACTTTCAAAAGAGATTATACAAATAATATATGAGCGAGGAGCTTTTTCTCATGAGCATACAGGCGTTGTATCTTCTCTTTTATCAATTTACAGCATAGGCATCCCAGCATTCATTATGCTAAAAACTCTTCATCCAGCATTTTACGCTAGAAAAGACACAAAAACTCCTATGAAATTCACTTTGATGTCTATTATTATTAATGCAATAATATCAATTGCACTGTTTCAAATTATTGGAGGATATGGAATTGCTTGTGCTGAAATTTTATCTGGATGGCTTAATACTTTTTGTCTATTAGCCATCTTATTAAAACGGAAGCAAATTATCTTCCATGCCAAAACAATTTATCGCCTAATATCCATACTAGCATCTTCAGTAATTATGTGGATTTGCATCATGTGTCTCAAGTCCTATTTAAACAATAATATCATTTATGAACAAACATTAATGAATCAACTAAAAAATCTTATCATTATCTTATTAAGTGCTGGTTTAGTTTATTTGTGCTCAATAGTTGTTTTTTCCGGCAAAAATTTACTGTACTTATTAAAAAAATAA
- a CDS encoding aminopeptidase, with protein MDSVISSVAHIDMALLEELAKVALQVGVRIREGQNLIVMAPIRSVPLTRLITKHAYMLGAGLVSVFYTDNESTIMRYKYGSDASFDRSANWFYEGLAHAYSSDTAILTVSGDNPLLLVDEDPEKVSRVNRSHLRAYKPALEKISNFDINWSIIPYPSLDWARLVYPDDSDHIAIAKLARAIFLVSRSNCDDPISAWAEHNNFLNKKAQWLNRKDFSEIRFSGPGTSLTVGLANGHQWSGGESTAQNGITCNPNIPTEEVFTTPHAHKVDGYVSSTKPLVYQGMLIDNIKVRFNKGCVVESSASKGEDILKKILNIDEGSRRLGEVALVPNSSIISKMNTLFYDTLFDENSASHIAFGQCYSKCLKKDLNAPSDWIEKSGGNTSITHVDWMIGSAEIDVDGMTKGGDIIPIMIAGEWSISE; from the coding sequence ATGGATAGTGTTATTTCTTCTGTTGCGCATATTGATATGGCCCTTCTAGAAGAGCTTGCAAAAGTTGCATTGCAAGTTGGAGTACGTATTAGAGAAGGACAAAATCTTATAGTAATGGCTCCAATTAGATCTGTTCCTCTCACAAGGTTGATAACTAAACATGCTTATATGCTTGGTGCTGGATTGGTAAGCGTTTTTTATACTGATAATGAATCTACTATTATGAGGTATAAATATGGATCTGATGCTTCTTTTGATAGATCAGCCAACTGGTTTTATGAAGGATTGGCACATGCTTACTCGAGCGATACTGCTATACTGACAGTTTCTGGAGATAATCCTTTATTGCTTGTCGATGAGGATCCTGAGAAAGTAAGTCGTGTGAATCGATCTCATTTAAGAGCATATAAGCCAGCACTAGAGAAAATTTCCAATTTCGATATTAATTGGAGCATAATCCCTTATCCTAGCCTTGATTGGGCAAGACTTGTATATCCCGATGATTCTGATCATATTGCTATAGCAAAGCTTGCGAGGGCTATTTTTCTGGTTTCCCGTTCTAATTGCGATGATCCTATTAGTGCATGGGCAGAGCATAATAATTTTCTCAATAAAAAGGCGCAGTGGTTAAATAGAAAAGATTTTTCGGAAATTCGTTTTTCGGGCCCAGGCACATCTTTAACTGTTGGATTGGCAAATGGACACCAGTGGTCTGGTGGTGAATCTACTGCTCAAAATGGGATAACTTGTAATCCCAATATTCCTACTGAAGAAGTGTTTACCACTCCTCATGCTCATAAGGTTGATGGATATGTGTCAAGCACTAAGCCTTTAGTTTATCAAGGTATGCTAATTGATAATATCAAGGTGCGATTTAATAAGGGCTGCGTTGTTGAGTCTTCTGCTTCAAAAGGAGAGGACATACTCAAGAAGATATTGAACATTGATGAGGGATCTCGTCGTCTTGGCGAGGTGGCTCTTGTGCCTAACTCCTCTATCATATCTAAGATGAATACTCTATTTTATGATACATTATTTGATGAAAATTCAGCATCTCATATAGCTTTTGGACAGTGTTATTCTAAGTGTTTGAAAAAGGATTTGAATGCTCCTAGTGATTGGATAGAAAAGTCTGGAGGAAATACAAGCATAACTCATGTTGATTGGATGATTGGATCTGCTGAAATTGACGTTGATGGAATGACAAAAGGCGGCGATATTATTCCAATTATGATAGCAGGTGAGTGGTCTATTTCAGAATAA
- the xseA gene encoding exodeoxyribonuclease VII large subunit, with product MLNSLKVNYLNNTEYSVTELSYHIKNIIESNIFQVLVRGEISGYRTTYSSGHAYFSLKDSQSRIDAVIWKGTLKRIKLSPKEGMEYIVQGKMTTFPGSSKYQIIVEALIPYGAGAIMTILEERKRKLREEGLFSNERKRPMPFIPKTIAVITSPTGAVIRDILQRISCRFPMRVIVFPVKVQGDGCSQEIKNAILQLNSLKEEDICPKPDIIIIARGGGSLEDLWHFNDEEMVRTVANSSIRIISAIGHETDWTLVDYAADLRAPTPTGAAEMAVPVKSQLKSLLASLENRSKESLIRFINNKINQFKTLVKAIPKYTQIISLYHHSIEQLSHELEIYLKTNTFRKRRDFDNKNTNIISYYPINYIKNNRHHIIKAQQNIEHLTEKHLRYIQLKTTKKYTTINILYEQTKIRIKYFKTYINELLNRAEFTMSYKIKNCHECISADNRILQSLSHSSTLKRGYSIIRSRTNNNIITKTSKLSVGESIFINLFDGQANAIITNNSCLPKHKKTPSKRKYNHRKHKTISK from the coding sequence ATGCTCAATTCCCTAAAAGTAAACTATCTAAATAACACAGAATACTCTGTAACAGAATTATCCTACCATATAAAAAACATCATTGAGTCAAATATATTTCAAGTGCTAGTTAGAGGAGAAATATCAGGATACAGAACTACTTATTCATCTGGACATGCTTATTTTTCTTTAAAAGATAGCCAATCACGAATTGATGCCGTAATTTGGAAAGGAACTCTTAAAAGAATCAAATTATCGCCAAAAGAAGGCATGGAATATATAGTTCAAGGAAAGATGACAACATTTCCAGGCTCTTCTAAATATCAAATAATAGTAGAAGCTCTCATCCCATATGGGGCAGGAGCAATCATGACTATCTTAGAAGAACGAAAGAGAAAGTTGCGAGAAGAAGGGCTGTTTTCTAATGAAAGAAAACGTCCGATGCCTTTTATACCAAAAACAATCGCAGTCATAACATCCCCTACTGGAGCTGTTATACGCGATATTTTACAACGCATATCTTGTAGATTTCCTATGCGAGTTATCGTCTTTCCAGTAAAAGTACAGGGAGATGGATGTTCCCAAGAAATAAAAAATGCAATTTTACAATTAAATTCGTTAAAAGAAGAAGATATATGCCCTAAACCAGATATTATAATCATTGCCCGTGGAGGAGGAAGCTTAGAAGACCTATGGCATTTTAATGACGAAGAAATGGTAAGAACTGTCGCAAATAGTTCTATCAGAATAATATCGGCAATCGGGCATGAAACAGACTGGACATTGGTTGACTATGCTGCAGATTTGAGAGCTCCAACACCAACAGGAGCTGCGGAGATGGCTGTCCCTGTAAAATCTCAATTAAAATCGTTATTAGCAAGCTTAGAAAATAGATCTAAAGAATCTCTTATTCGATTTATAAACAACAAAATCAATCAATTTAAAACATTAGTAAAAGCTATTCCAAAATACACTCAAATTATATCACTTTATCATCACAGCATTGAACAACTATCTCATGAATTAGAAATCTATCTTAAAACAAACACTTTTAGAAAAAGACGTGATTTTGACAATAAAAACACCAATATAATATCGTATTATCCTATCAATTATATCAAAAATAATCGTCATCACATAATCAAAGCACAACAAAATATTGAACATCTTACCGAAAAACATTTGCGATATATTCAGCTAAAAACAACAAAAAAATACACAACAATTAACATTTTATACGAGCAAACAAAAATACGCATAAAATATTTTAAAACTTACATAAACGAATTACTAAATCGAGCTGAATTCACGATGTCATATAAAATAAAAAACTGTCATGAATGCATCTCAGCTGACAACCGTATTTTGCAATCTCTTTCGCACAGTAGCACGCTCAAACGTGGATACTCCATTATACGCAGCCGAACTAACAATAATATAATTACAAAAACCAGCAAACTATCAGTTGGAGAAAGCATATTTATCAACTTATTTGATGGTCAAGCCAATGCAATAATAACAAACAATAGTTGTTTACCAAAGCATAAGAAAACCCCATCAAAACGAAAATATAATCATAGGAAACATAAAACTATCTCAAAATAA
- a CDS encoding GtrA family protein, translating into MKRLICFIINILIGFFIDMCLFLILIGLGVDQLFARAISIGISFLLIVKPNRFSVFLKLRKKSFVDTLRYAIAGFFSSILNYTIYLKLLIFLPDIQPLLGMILSSIPSMLFVILLYTRFLFKKHSYMGK; encoded by the coding sequence ATGAAGAGATTGATTTGTTTTATAATTAATATCCTTATTGGATTTTTTATTGATATGTGCTTATTTCTAATTCTTATTGGATTGGGAGTTGATCAGTTGTTTGCTCGTGCTATTTCAATAGGAATTTCTTTTTTGTTAATTGTGAAGCCTAATCGTTTTTCTGTTTTTTTAAAATTGCGCAAGAAATCTTTTGTTGATACGCTTCGTTATGCTATTGCTGGTTTTTTTTCGAGTATATTAAATTACACAATATATTTAAAGCTATTGATATTCCTTCCAGATATACAGCCTTTACTAGGGATGATATTGTCGTCAATTCCTTCAATGTTGTTTGTTATATTGTTATACACTCGTTTTCTTTTTAAAAAACATTCTTACATGGGGAAATAG
- the rimP gene encoding ribosome maturation factor RimP codes for MVGTHVFCSKYESRLFKDIGLDQSVSDIIQPVVEEMGFKIVQVSLSGKGVPVLQILVDRDDGIVTLCDCEKLSKAISPILDVENLVDGHYTLEVSSPGVDRPMVRKSDFVRWLNHVVKCEFIAPSGDREKLVGKILETSDNCFFLEISRKGSKEIELSKVEIPFDSLLAAKLVITDELLRVSLVGN; via the coding sequence TTGGTAGGCACGCATGTTTTTTGTAGTAAATACGAGTCTCGGCTTTTTAAAGATATAGGATTAGACCAGAGTGTTTCTGATATAATCCAGCCTGTTGTTGAAGAGATGGGCTTTAAAATTGTGCAGGTATCCCTTTCAGGAAAGGGTGTTCCTGTATTGCAGATTTTAGTAGATCGTGACGATGGAATTGTGACGTTGTGCGATTGTGAGAAGTTGTCTAAGGCTATATCTCCAATTCTTGATGTTGAAAATCTAGTAGATGGACATTATACTCTGGAAGTATCTTCTCCTGGAGTTGATCGTCCGATGGTTAGAAAATCCGACTTTGTTCGGTGGTTGAATCATGTTGTAAAATGTGAGTTTATTGCTCCTTCTGGAGATAGAGAAAAATTGGTTGGTAAAATTTTAGAAACAAGTGATAATTGCTTTTTTCTTGAGATCAGCCGTAAGGGCTCAAAGGAAATTGAATTGTCGAAGGTTGAGATACCGTTTGATTCTCTTCTTGCGGCAAAGCTTGTTATTACGGATGAATTGCTGCGTGTTTCCTTGGTTGGCAATTAA